Proteins encoded by one window of Torulaspora delbrueckii CBS 1146 chromosome 2, complete genome:
- the YSF3 gene encoding U2 snRNP complex subunit YSF3 (similar to Saccharomyces cerevisiae YSF3 (YNL138W-A); ancestral locus Anc_2.126) has translation MSYRQRQQQQYLVLKQKYVGLGKENTTQEEWQTNVHRDTYNTLQGHSALLEYVTLAKGGLSKRSEKIQLIKKMAQTTTSVRSE, from the exons ATG TCCTACAGACAGAGgcaacagcagcagtaCCTAGTGCTGAAGCAGAAATACGTTGGATTGGGTAAAGAGAACACAACACAGGAGGAATGGCAGACCAATGTCCACAGGGATACTTACAACACTCTACAAGGTCATTCGGCTCTATTAGAATATGTAACTCTGGCGAAAGGCGGCCTCAGCAAGCGTTCAGAGAAGATACAGCTGATCAAAAAGATGGCTCAGACAACGACATCTGTGCGGTCTGAATAA
- the TDEL0B04910 gene encoding uncharacterized protein (similar to Saccharomyces cerevisiae YHR127W; ancestral locus Anc_2.127) codes for MASGRDKHRQKSKGKSLFGRIEPNQTGKAKRPSGKQGYTVVNGKLVSSNDVGALLRQAATTVERRKGHSAKKGQITVTQKSTNVKKTVKSRPTRPSRPSRPIKSHGAPNNLVISTNEDVSRKLLVFSNLELGVNHDNLKSVLEELSNASIARVRVRDLPSGSSTANVWLSRPTAGELERVRKYFDGALVDGRTIKVSTVPESSAGLSY; via the coding sequence ATGGCTAGTGGTCGTGATAAGCATAGACAGAAATCCAAGGGAAAGAGTTTGTTCGGTAGGATTGAACCCAATCAGACAGGAAAGGCGAAAAGACCAAGTGGAAAGCAAGGCTATACTGTGGTCAATGGGAAGTTAGTGAGCAGTAACGATGTTGGAGCTCTGCTGAGACAGGCTGCTACGACTGTTGAGCGCAGGAAGGGACATAGTGCGAAGAAGGGACAGATCACAGTCACACAAAAGAGCACAAATGTGAAGAAAACAGTAAAATCGAGACCCACGAGACCTTCGAGACCCTCTAGACCCATTAAAAGCCACGGTGCGCCCAATAACTTGGTGATCTCGACAAATGAGGATGTCTCTCGCAAGCTGTTAGTTTTCAGCAACCTAGAGTTGGGTGTGAATCATGATAATTTAAAAAGCGTTTTAGAAGAGTTGTCTAACGCAAGCATCGCAAGGGTAAGAGTCAGAGATTTACCTTCGGGATCCTCAACTGCTAACGTGTGGTTGTCTCGTCCTACTGCAGGCGAGTTGGAGAGGGTCAGGAAGTATTTCGATGGTGCTTTAGTCGACGGCAGAACAATAAAAGTGTCCACAGTGCCCGAATCCAGTGCAGGTCTTTcttattga
- the SRV2 gene encoding adenylate cyclase-binding protein (similar to Saccharomyces cerevisiae SRV2 (YNL138W); ancestral locus Anc_2.128) translates to MTEAAKLNAQSYNLVKLLKRLEDATARLEDVTIYQEGYIESKMAADTVSHVASYEGVASMNERHPSTLSSASGSSTQLNPVVKFPPLEVESTTKFEELIRDDVVPLVELSDKIDPVVSKAAKLFKEAFDGESAFLKNAVKSKKPDFSSQEFVNALKPINECIIKIGDLKDQNRQSKSFPYLNAVAEGAPLFSWITVETPMAVITDFKDAAQFWTNRVLKEFKESDPNAAAWVKAFLGIFEDLKAYVKKYHTAGVAWDKNGAEFGKATEEKIPARSSVTSSGAPPPPPPPAPPASVFEAQSSPPTEPAGGISAVFNEINQGQDITKGLKKVDRSLQTHKNPELRSSSSVPGKAPPPRPKKPSTLKTKKPPRKELVGNKWFIENYENESEPIVLEANKDESIFVGNCSNLLIQVKGKVNAVSLNECDNTSIVVDSTISGIELIKCIKFGVQVENTLPQITLDKCDGGNIYLSKDSIQAELYTSCSTAINVNYPVGEDGDFVEFPLPEQLKHTFGEGKLNSNVFEHTG, encoded by the coding sequence ATGACGGAAGCTGCAAAACTAAATGCTCAAAGTTACAACTTGGTTAAGCTATTGAAAAGGCTGGAGGATGCCACGGCCAGGCTAGAAGATGTCacaatttatcaagaagGCTACATTGAGTCAAAGATGGCTGCCGATACTGTATCCCATGTGGCATCATATGAAGGTGTTGCGTCGATGAACGAGAGACATCCCTCTACTCTGTCTTCTGCCTCAGGATCATCAACCCAATTGAACCCTGTTGTTAAATTCCCTCCTCTAGAAGTCGAATCGACtaccaaatttgaagaactgaTTCGTGATGATGTTGTTCCCTTAGTCGAGCTCAGTGACAAGATTGACCCAGTTGTTTCCAAAGCAGCCAAGCTCTTCAAGGAGGCCTTCGACGGGGAATCAGcttttttgaagaatgctGTTAAATCGAAAAAGCCAGATTTCTCTTCCCAAGAGTTTGTGAATGCTTTAAAGCCAATTAACGAATGTATTATCAAGATCGGGGacttgaaagatcaaaacCGTCAAAGCAAAAGTTTTCCATACTTGAACGCTGTTGCCGAAGGCGCCCCATTGTTTTCCTGGATTACCGTTGAAACTCCTATGGCTGTCATAacagatttcaaagatgcaGCTCAATTTTGGACCAATCGagttttgaaggaattcaaagagtcgGATCCAAATGCAGCTGCTTGGGTTAAGGCTTTCTTGGGCATTTTTGAAGACCTGAAGGCATACGTCAAGAAATACCATACGGCTGGTGTTGCCTGGGACAAAAACGGTGCAGAGTTTGGCAAAGCGACAGAGGAAAAGATCCCAGCCCGGTCTTCTGTGACATCTTCAGGCGCTCCACCTCCACCACCGCCTCCTGCACCTCCTGCTTCTGTTTTTGAAGCACAATCTTCTCCCCCAACGGAGCCTGCTGGTGGCATTAGTGCTGTCTTTAACGAGATAAATCAGGGACAGGACATCACGAAgggtttgaagaaagtcgACAGATCTCTACAGACGCATAAAAATCCCGAGCTGcgttcatcatcttctgttCCAGGCAAAGCGCCACCTCCAAGACCAAAGAAGCCAAGTACTTTGAAAACTAAGAAACCTCCTAGAAAAGAGTTGGTTGGAAATAAATGGTTCATCGAAAATTATGAAAACGAAAGTGAGCCTATTGTCCTTGAGGCCAATAAAGAtgaatcaatctttgtTGGTAACTGCTCGAACTTATTGATTCAAGTGAAGGGTAAGGTTAATGCTGTCTCTCTCAATGAATGTGACAATACTAGCATTGTCGTGGATTCCACTATCTCGGGAATTGAATTGATTAAATGCATCAAGTTTGGTGTCCAAGTCGAAAACACGTTACCACAAATTACTCTTGATAAATGTGATGGTGGTAATATCTACCTGTCAAAGGATTCCATTCAAGCAGAACTTTACACATCTTGCTCTACTGCTATCAATGTCAATTACCCAGTCGGTGAAGACGGCGATTTTGTCGAGTTTCCATTGCCCGAACAATTGAAGCACACCTTTGGGGAAGGTAAGTTGAATTCGAACGTTTTTGAACATACTGGTTAA